GAGGAGACGGCGCTGATGAACTCGCTGGAGGGCCTGCGCGCCAACCCGCGTCTCAAACCGCCCTTTCCCGCCGCCGCCGGACTGTACGGCCTGCCGACGACCATCAACAACGTCGAGACCTTCTGCGCGGCGACCCACATTCTCAAGTACGGCGCCGACTGGCACGCAGGCATGGGCACCGAGAAGTCCAAGGGCATGAAGCTCTTCCAGATCAGCGGCCCCGTCCTGCGGCCCGGCGTGTACGAGCTGCCGCTGGGCACGACCTTCCGCGAGCTGATCTACGACTGGGCGGGCGGCCCCACCGAGGAGATGAAGGCGATCATCCCCGGCGGCTCCTCCTGCCCGATGCTGCCCTGGGACGACAAAACGCTCGACACGCCGATGGACTACGAGAGCGTGGCCGCCGCCGGATCCATGCTCGGCACGGGCGGCGTGACCCTGATCCCGAAGGCCGACTGCATCGTCAACGTCACCTGGAACCTCGTGCGCTTCTACGGGCACGAATCGTGCGGCAAATGCACGCCTTGTCGTGAGGGAATCAGCTCGTGGATGACCCGCATGTACGAGAAGCTGGTGCGTGGGCGCGGTCAGCCGAACGACGTGCAGCTCATCCTCGACATGAGCGACAACATCGGCGGTCGGAGCTTCTGTGCCCTCGCCGACGCCTGCCTGGGTCCGGTGCTGAGTTCCATCAAGCTCTTCCGCGAGGAGTACGA
This genomic interval from Deinococcus planocerae contains the following:
- the nuoF gene encoding NADH-quinone oxidoreductase subunit NuoF; this translates as MTIAEPAPKPITSGKDPRFAPTLYAHVGQQGSWTLDYYRQHGGYEAVKRAFAMGPDAVIDEVKKSGLRGRGGAGFATGLKWSFMPLKDGKQHYIICNADESEPGSFKDRYLLSEDPHQLIEGMLIGGYAMRASVGYIYIRGEYVHAAERVWAAIHEARAAGLLGKNILGSGFDFDLQLHRGAGAYICGEETALMNSLEGLRANPRLKPPFPAAAGLYGLPTTINNVETFCAATHILKYGADWHAGMGTEKSKGMKLFQISGPVLRPGVYELPLGTTFRELIYDWAGGPTEEMKAIIPGGSSCPMLPWDDKTLDTPMDYESVAAAGSMLGTGGVTLIPKADCIVNVTWNLVRFYGHESCGKCTPCREGISSWMTRMYEKLVRGRGQPNDVQLILDMSDNIGGRSFCALADACLGPVLSSIKLFREEYDVLAQTGQPMYGARRRWKDS